The following coding sequences are from one Mugil cephalus isolate CIBA_MC_2020 chromosome 9, CIBA_Mcephalus_1.1, whole genome shotgun sequence window:
- the LOC125014183 gene encoding collagenase 3-like translates to MSLADFWIVLLGCLSLCHAAPTIAPTISSEDEALAKIYLSRFYDDVGMTNVTTRSLISNITEDLEAMQAFFGLEVTGTLNNETVEVMKAPRCGVSDISRYGHFAGKPRWQKRLITYRITQYTPDLSRSQVDATIGKAFKLYSDVIPLDFKQVYSGTADIMILFKGGYHGDFYPFDGAGGVLAHANSPGQGQGGDTHFDDDERWTLTQRGVNLLLVAAHEFGHALGLDHSRDRRALMFPTYQYVNTNGYRLPDDDRRGVQALYGSRTPVPTTRPNPPPRPEPEPEPEEPTEDSRPDPLPNPKDEQCSRQLVFDAATSIKGDLYFFKNGYYWRKSTSNPGIRLTRVSAKWSRINRVDAAFEVPREDVAYLFEGRQYWGIRARTKTLLSGYPKPITSLGLPSSVSKVDAAVHVPTTGKTLFFVNNKYWSYDEARNQMDYGYPRYITQDFPGIGSKVDAAFENYGYLYFSNGPRQSEYYLPYRRVMRVLLNYGWLNCY, encoded by the exons aTGTCTCTTGCTGATTTTTGGATAGTGCTATTGGGTTGTTTATCCCTGTGTCATGCAGCACCTACCATTGCACCAACAATTTCCTCAGAGGATGAAGCCCTGGCCAAG ATTTACCTTTCCAGGTTCTATGACGATGTTGGAATGACGAACGTCACAACGCGGAGCTTAATTAGCAACATCACCGAAGATCTGGAAGCCATGCAGGCCTTCTTTGGCCTGGAG GTGACCGGCACTTTGAATAATGAGACTGTGGAGGTGATGAAGGCACCGAGGTGTGGCGTGTCAGACATCAGCAGATATGGACACTTCGCTGGGAAACCCAGATGGCAGAAGAGGCTTATTACTTATAG GATTACTCAGTACACTCCAGATCTGAGCCGGAGTCAGGTGGACGCAACCATCGGTAAGGCCTTCAAGCTCTACAGCGATGTCATCCCACTGGATTTCAAACAGGTCTACAGTGGTACTGCAGACATCATGATCCTCTTCAAAGGCGGAT ATCATGGGGACTTTTACCCTTTCGATGGGGCTGGTGGAGTCTTAGCTCATGCTAACTCTCCTGGACAGGGTCAGGGAGGAGACACACACTTCGATGATGACGAAAGGTGGACTCTAACCCAAAGAG GTGTGAATCTGTTGCTGGTGGCTGCCCATGAGTTTGGCCATGCTCTGGGCCTGGATCACTCCAGAGACAGGCGGGCACTGATGTTCCCTACCTACCAATATGTGAATACAAACGGATACAGACTGCCTGATGATGACAGACGTGGCGTTCAAGCTCTGTATG GCAGCCGTACCCCAGTGCCCACAACAAGGCCTAATCCACCTCCTCGTCCAGAACCTGAACCAGAGCCAGAAGAACCAACTGAGGATTCAAGGCCAGACCCTCTGCCCAACCCCAAAGATGAGCAGTGTAGCCGTCAGCTGGTGTTTGACGCTGCTACATCCatcaagggagacctatactTCTTCAAAAATGG ATACTACTGGAGGAAGAGTACAAGTAACCCAGGAATCCGTTTAACCAGAGTATCCGCAAAATGGTCGCGAATCAACCGTGTCGACGCTGCATTTGAAGTCCCACGAGAGGATGTGGCATATTTGTTTGAAG GTCGCCAATACTGGGGTATAAGAGCACGTACAAAGACTTTGCTGTCTGGCTATCCAAAGCCTATCACCAGCCTTGGCCTCCCCTCTTCAGTCAGTAAGGTGGATGCTGCAGTCCATGTGCCAACTACTGGAAAAACACTATTTTTTGTGAATAACAAATATTGGAG CTATGATGAAGCCCGAAACCAAATGGACTACGGATATCCACGATACATCACCCAGGATTTCCCAGGAATTGGCTCAAAAGTAGATGCAGCCTTTGAGAATTATG GATATTTGTATTTCTCAAATGGCCCCAGACAGAGTGAGTACTACCTTCCTTACAGGAGAGTGATGCGTGTGCTGCTGAACTACGGCTGGCTCAACTGTTACTGA
- the tbrg1 gene encoding transforming growth factor beta regulator 1 isoform X1 encodes MESLNTFDSEMEADGQGNYSLFPALDSIASLSGTAETLESEPPSEIAEKPNLTWLDAAQIVLEEAGRPMHIKEIKQRIIDRGLVQSNAKSSLEAVMYRETQKGSRRFKRIENRNGVFALLTDEERQQALQAFTAQSFLGSPQQNTISSSGSGVSVPAFPSPSSSSEHKAKMKRGPRKNQNEKYRLKYLRLRKAARAMIFENAALCDEVAHLEEKFLRAKEERRFLLKSLLQYQSVSESEMLPTPSSSSHPPVPPAALASGPVGSSGLSAAHNLTSVVSTAEEGLLKKPKKERKERGKENGKEEFPKKMSKKRKLADGSRKLVQPIPLDSSGRPVFPIVLGGLTVYSLGEIITDRMLFHDECAIYPVGFCSTRIFASMKNPDLQCLYTCQIKDGGTGPQFEIVPEEEPQNAIVASSALTCHSNLLKAIASVSSKAVAPIVPSGADFFGFSHPTIQNLIQSCPGARKCSNYRWIRFEVCRPGDGQVSHSLSEDDASVNFEAYQRHQGFDENIKAEHITEQMPASPSSSHQHHLTPSAVKPSTSYFSS; translated from the exons ATGGAGTCACTAAACACGTTTGATTCCGAGATGGAGGCTGATGGACAGGGGAACTACTCCTTGTTTCCCGCTCTGGATAGCATTGCAAGTCTGTCTGGGACTGCTGAAACCCTGGAGAG TGAACCACCCAGTGAAATAGCTGAGAAACCAAACCTCACATGGCTCGACGCAGCGCAG ATTGTCTTGGAGGAGGCTGGACGGCCCATGCACATAAAGGAGATTAAACAGAGAATAATCGACAGGGGACTTGTTCAATCCAA TGCAAAATCAAGCCTGGAAGCCGTCATGTATCGTGAG ACACAAAAAGGCAGCAGGAGATTCAAGAGGattgaaaacagaaatggagtCTTTGCACTGCTG ACTGATGAGGAGCGACAGCAGGCCCTGCAGGCATTCACTGCCCAGTCTTTCCTCGGCTCTCCGCAGCAGAATACCATCTCCAGTTCTGGTTCAGGAGTCTCTGTGCCTGCCTTCCCGTCTCCATCCAGTTCCTCTGAGCATAAGGCCAAGATGAAGAGAGGTCCACGAAAAAACCAGAACGAGAAGTACAGACTCAAGTACCTCAGGCTGCGCAAAGCTGCTCGTGCAATGATCTTT GAGAATGCAGCTCTCTGTGATGAGGTTGCTCATTTAGAAGAGAAGTTTCTTAGAGCAAAGGAAGAGCGCAG gttCTTGTTAAAGTCGTTGTTGCAGTACCAGTCTGTGTCGGAGAGCGAGATGCTGCCTACACCCAGCTCGAGTTCTCACCCACCAGTGCCACCGGCAGCATTGGCCTCAGGCCCTGTAGGGTCTTCAGGCCTCTCTGCAGCCCATAACCTCACATCAGTAGTGTCAACAGCAGAAGAAGGACTGCTTAAGAAACccaagaaggaaaggaaagaacgTGGGAAGGAGAATGGAAAGGAAGAAT TTCCAAAGAAGATGTCAAAGAAGAGAAAGCTAGCAGACGGCTCACGGAAGCTGGTGCAGCCCATCCCTCTTGACTCATCCGGCCGTCCGGTGTTTCCCATTGTCCTGGGAGGTCTGACGGTCTACAGCCTGGGGGAG ATTATCACTGACAGAATGCTGTTCCACGACGAGTGTGCCATCTACCCTGTGGGCTTCTGCAGCACGCGCATCTTTGCCAGCATGAAAAACCCCGACCTTCAGTGCCTCTACACCTGCCAGATCAAGGATGGGGGGACAGGTCCACAG TTTGAGATTGTACCAGAAGAAGAGCCTCAGAATGCCATCGTAGCCTCCTCCGCCCTGACGTGCCACTCCAATCTACTGAAAGCCATCGCATCTGTCAG TTCCAAGGCTGTGGCTCCGATTGTGCCCTCAGGAGCAGACTTCTTTGGCTTCTCTCACCCCACCATCCAGAATCTCATCCAGAGTTGTCCTGGAGCTCGCAAATGTAGCAA CTACAGATGGATTCGTTTTGAGGTGTGTCGCCCTGGTGATGGCCAGGTCTCCCACAGCTTGTCGGAGGACGACGCCTCCGTCAACTTTGAAGCCTACCAGAGACACCAAGGCTTTGATGAGAACATCAAGGCGGAGCACATCACAG AACAGATGCCGGCGTCTCCTAGCTCCTCTCATCAGCACCACCTGACCCCCTCCGCCGTGAAGCCCTCTACCTCATATTTCAGCTCGTGA
- the siae gene encoding sialate O-acetylesterase isoform X1, producing MTAMTFLDRSVQLLIHVGYLIGMALTLCFVFVLYLSIANSDGPLRFASYYGDHMVLQKSPERAVLWGYGPEGAQVTVSLSGPVPQNTSAVNVTKGIWRVTLDPVDAGGPYNVTAASEDYEATLTDVLFGDVWLCGGQSNMYFKTNQIFNASEELVLSAKYPHVRTFMVALNTGETELTDLIHVELPWSVPKANVAEFSAVCWLFGRHMYDILKYPIGLVESCWGGTPVEAWSSSRALEHCGLKPTNTMIQSLGPRDNSVLWNAMIHPLLNMTIYGAIWYQGEANVDYHQDKYNCSFPAMIDDWRMSFHQGSAYQTAPDFPFGFVQLSTYEKNSTYDGFPNIRWHQTADTGFVPNPRLKKTFMAVALDLPDQTSPYGSIHPRDKQDVAYRLTLGARAVAYEEEKVTFLGPFPKHILSAQTYINITYDQKVSVTWSKDIFEVCCSNVTTPCEASSLWVPALIQHRGSDSVLLDVTKCPPPSEVAAVRYAWKDWPCDFKACPIYSSSNILPAPPFIFNRYPSVGNFWKTTEPDLP from the exons ATGACGGCCATGACTTTTCTGGACAGAAGTGTTCAGCTTTTAATTCACGTCGGGTATCTTATTGGCATGGCTCTAACACTTTGTTTCGTTTTCGTACTTTACCTTTCCATTGCCAACAGTG ATGGGCCCCTGCGCTTCGCTTCCTACTATGGAGACCACATGGTGCTGCAGAAATCTCCAGAGAGAGCTGTGCTGTGGGGGTATGGACCCGAGGGCGCACAGGTTACCGTCTCCTTGTCCGGACCAGTACCACAGAACACCTCAGCAGTCAACGTGACAAAAG GCATCTGGCGAGTCACCCTGGATCCTGTGGATGCCGGTGGGCCCTATAATGTGACAGCAGCCTCTGAGGACTATGAAGCCACTCTGACAGATGTGCTGTTTGGAGACGTCTGGCTGTGTGGAGGGCAGAGCAACATGTACTTTAAGACTAATCAG ATTTTCAACGCATCAGAGGAGTTGGTGCTTTCAGCCAAGTATCCTCATGTGAGGACCTTCATGGTGGCTTTGAACACAGGTGAAACTGAGCTCACCGATCTGATTCATGTGGAACTACCTTGGTCTGTGCCCAAAGCCA ACGTTGCAGAGTTTTCTGCGGTGTGTTGGCTCTTTGGACGTCACATGTATGATATCTTGAAGTACCCGATAGGGCTGGTGGAGTCCTGCTGGGGAGGCACACCAGTGGAAGCCTGGTCATCTTCAAGAGCCCTGGAGCACTGTGGACTCAAGCCAACTAACACCAT GATACAATCTCTCGGTCCTAGAGACAACTCTGTTTTGTGGAACGCAATGATCCACCCTCTTCTCAATATGACCATTTATGGAGCTATCTGGTACCAAG GCGAGGCCAATGTGGACTACCATCAGGACAAGTACAACTGTTCCTTCCCTGCTATGATTGATGACTGGAGGATGTCCTTTCACCAAGGCTCAGCGTATCAGACTGCTCCAGATTTCCCATTTGGATTTGTCCAG CTGTCCACGTATGAAAAGAACTCCACGTACGACGGCTTTCCGAACATCCGCTGGCATCAAACAGCAGACACTGGCTTTGTCCCGAACCCCCGCTTGAAGAAGACCTTCATGGCTGTGGCTTTGGATTTACCGGATCAAACCTCACCCTATGGCTC GATCCACCCCAGAGATAAGCAGGACGTTGCTTACAGACTGACACTGGGTGCCAGGGCGGTGGCTTATGAAGAGGAGAAAGTGACATTCCTCGGACCTTTCCCCAAACACATCCTGTCCGCTCAAACGTACATCAACATTACCTACGACCAAAAAGTCTCGGTCACGTGGTCCAAAGACATCTTCGAG gtCTGCTGCTCAAACGTTACGACTCCATGTGAGGCTTCGTCCCTCTGGGTTCCAGCTCTCATCCAGCACCGGGGTTCAGACAGCGTGCTCCTAGATGTCACCAAGTGTCCACCCCCCAGTGAAGTTGCTGCTGTTCGGTACGCATGGAAAGACTGGCCCTGTGACTTTAAAGCCTGTCCTATCTACAGCTCCAGTAACATTTTACCTGCACCTCCTTTTATTTTCAATCGCTATCCGAGCGTAGGAAACTTCTGGAAAACTACTGAGCCAGATTTGCCTTAA
- the tbrg1 gene encoding transforming growth factor beta regulator 1 isoform X2, with amino-acid sequence MESLNTFDSEMEADGQGNYSLFPALDSIASLSGTAETLESEPPSEIAEKPNLTWLDAAQIVLEEAGRPMHIKEIKQRIIDRGLVQSNAKSSLEAVMYRETDEERQQALQAFTAQSFLGSPQQNTISSSGSGVSVPAFPSPSSSSEHKAKMKRGPRKNQNEKYRLKYLRLRKAARAMIFENAALCDEVAHLEEKFLRAKEERRFLLKSLLQYQSVSESEMLPTPSSSSHPPVPPAALASGPVGSSGLSAAHNLTSVVSTAEEGLLKKPKKERKERGKENGKEEFPKKMSKKRKLADGSRKLVQPIPLDSSGRPVFPIVLGGLTVYSLGEIITDRMLFHDECAIYPVGFCSTRIFASMKNPDLQCLYTCQIKDGGTGPQFEIVPEEEPQNAIVASSALTCHSNLLKAIASVSSKAVAPIVPSGADFFGFSHPTIQNLIQSCPGARKCSNYRWIRFEVCRPGDGQVSHSLSEDDASVNFEAYQRHQGFDENIKAEHITEQMPASPSSSHQHHLTPSAVKPSTSYFSS; translated from the exons ATGGAGTCACTAAACACGTTTGATTCCGAGATGGAGGCTGATGGACAGGGGAACTACTCCTTGTTTCCCGCTCTGGATAGCATTGCAAGTCTGTCTGGGACTGCTGAAACCCTGGAGAG TGAACCACCCAGTGAAATAGCTGAGAAACCAAACCTCACATGGCTCGACGCAGCGCAG ATTGTCTTGGAGGAGGCTGGACGGCCCATGCACATAAAGGAGATTAAACAGAGAATAATCGACAGGGGACTTGTTCAATCCAA TGCAAAATCAAGCCTGGAAGCCGTCATGTATCGTGAG ACTGATGAGGAGCGACAGCAGGCCCTGCAGGCATTCACTGCCCAGTCTTTCCTCGGCTCTCCGCAGCAGAATACCATCTCCAGTTCTGGTTCAGGAGTCTCTGTGCCTGCCTTCCCGTCTCCATCCAGTTCCTCTGAGCATAAGGCCAAGATGAAGAGAGGTCCACGAAAAAACCAGAACGAGAAGTACAGACTCAAGTACCTCAGGCTGCGCAAAGCTGCTCGTGCAATGATCTTT GAGAATGCAGCTCTCTGTGATGAGGTTGCTCATTTAGAAGAGAAGTTTCTTAGAGCAAAGGAAGAGCGCAG gttCTTGTTAAAGTCGTTGTTGCAGTACCAGTCTGTGTCGGAGAGCGAGATGCTGCCTACACCCAGCTCGAGTTCTCACCCACCAGTGCCACCGGCAGCATTGGCCTCAGGCCCTGTAGGGTCTTCAGGCCTCTCTGCAGCCCATAACCTCACATCAGTAGTGTCAACAGCAGAAGAAGGACTGCTTAAGAAACccaagaaggaaaggaaagaacgTGGGAAGGAGAATGGAAAGGAAGAAT TTCCAAAGAAGATGTCAAAGAAGAGAAAGCTAGCAGACGGCTCACGGAAGCTGGTGCAGCCCATCCCTCTTGACTCATCCGGCCGTCCGGTGTTTCCCATTGTCCTGGGAGGTCTGACGGTCTACAGCCTGGGGGAG ATTATCACTGACAGAATGCTGTTCCACGACGAGTGTGCCATCTACCCTGTGGGCTTCTGCAGCACGCGCATCTTTGCCAGCATGAAAAACCCCGACCTTCAGTGCCTCTACACCTGCCAGATCAAGGATGGGGGGACAGGTCCACAG TTTGAGATTGTACCAGAAGAAGAGCCTCAGAATGCCATCGTAGCCTCCTCCGCCCTGACGTGCCACTCCAATCTACTGAAAGCCATCGCATCTGTCAG TTCCAAGGCTGTGGCTCCGATTGTGCCCTCAGGAGCAGACTTCTTTGGCTTCTCTCACCCCACCATCCAGAATCTCATCCAGAGTTGTCCTGGAGCTCGCAAATGTAGCAA CTACAGATGGATTCGTTTTGAGGTGTGTCGCCCTGGTGATGGCCAGGTCTCCCACAGCTTGTCGGAGGACGACGCCTCCGTCAACTTTGAAGCCTACCAGAGACACCAAGGCTTTGATGAGAACATCAAGGCGGAGCACATCACAG AACAGATGCCGGCGTCTCCTAGCTCCTCTCATCAGCACCACCTGACCCCCTCCGCCGTGAAGCCCTCTACCTCATATTTCAGCTCGTGA
- the mmp20a gene encoding matrix metalloproteinase-20 — translation MELLWMWTRVLGSLMLAEILWTLPIDEDHQLRPEDVELAEDYLRRFYSLNLRDRVHVAPVRRSRSVPAMEEKIREMQKFFGLRETGKLDSHTLDVMREPRCGVPDVDNFSFYPNEPKWNKYTITYTIARYTPDMRREDVEKSFHSALKLWSDAAPLRFIKVSHSKADIVFSFARRTHGDFFPFDGPRGVLAHAFQPGEGLGGDVHFDEDETWTAGRQGYSLFAVAAHELGHSLGLTHSRDPSSIMYPTYKHHSSAQYSLSTDDVLGIQTLYGKPNKKVETQPASKKCDPYFSFDAATMIDNEIVFFKDRCMWMRTIKATYWNRLTEGHSSTYLPGISSHMDAAYDIPAKGVAYIFTGRKYWVVQQLKTKSRSGSIYEYGFPSRVRQVDAAVHVSEYGKTVFFVGEFYYRYDESKKQMDPGFPRLIQKDWPGIPRSVDAAFKLHGSIFLLSGKKSYQYDVKQKRVVKIIPGNSWLGC, via the exons atggaGCTGTTGTGGATGTGGACGCGTGTTTTGGGCTCTCTGATGTTAGCGGAAATCTTGTGGACACTACCCATTGATGAGGATCACCAGCTGCGGCCTGAGGACGTGGAGCTGGCTGAG GACTACCTCAGGAGATTCTACAGTCTGAACCTCAGAGACAGAGTGCATGTAGCTCCAGTGAGAAGGAGCCGGTCTGTGCCAGCCATGGAGGAGAAAATCAGAGAAATGCAAAAGTTCTTTGGTCTGCGGGAAACGGGAAAGCTGGACTCTCATACTCTGGATGTGATGAGGGAGCCAAGGTGTGGTGTTCCAGATGTGGACAACTTCAGTTTCTATCCTAATGAGCCTAAGTGGAACAAGTACACCATCACATACAC GATAGCCAGATATACTCCAGATATGAGGAGAGAGGATGTGGAGAAGTCCTTCCATTCAGCCCTGAAATTGTGGAGCGATGCAGCTCCACTGAGGTTCATCAAAGTCAGCCATAGCAAAGCTGACATAGTCTTCTCCTTCGCACGCAGAA CTCATGGAgatttctttccctttgatgGACCCCGGGGTGTGTTGGCTCACGCCTTTCAACCAGGGGAGGGACTGGGTGGAGATGTGCACTTTGACGAGGATGAAACATGGACGGCAGGGAGGCAAG GTTACAGCCTGTTTGCTGTTGCAGCTCATGAGCTCGGCCACTCACTCGGTCTGACTCACTCCAGAGACCCCTCTTCTATCATGTACCCCACTTACAAACATCATAGCAGTGCTCAGTACTCTCTGTCCACAGATGATGTACTGGGGATCCAAACTCTGTACG GCAAGCCGAACAAAAAAGTGGAAACCCAGCCTGCTTCAAAAAAATGTGACCCCTACTTTTCTTTTGATGCGGCAACGATGATTGACAATGAGATCGTTTTCTTTAAGGACAG GTGCATGTGGATGAGAACAATAAAGGCAACTTATTGGAATCGCCTGACAGAGGGCCACAGCAGCACGTATTTACCGGGCATCAGCTCTCACATGGATGCCGCTTATGACATCCCTGCCAAAGGCGTGGCGTATATATTCACTG GTCGTAAGTACTGGGTGGTTCAACAGCTTAAGACGAAAAGTCGCTCCGGCTCCATCTACGAGTACGGATTCCCGTCCAGAGTGAGACAGGTTGACGCTGCCGTGCATGTCAGTGAATATGGGAAAACCGTGTTCTTCGTAGGAGAGTTTTATTACAG ATACGATGAGAGCAAGAAACAGATGGACCCTGGCTTCCCCAGACTGATCCAAAAGGACTGGCCTGGAATCCCGAGGAGTGTTGACGCTGCGTTTAAGTTGCATG gtAGCATCTTCCTGCTCAGCGGGAAAAAATCCTACCAGTATGATGTCAAACAAAAACGGGTGGTGAAAATAATTCCAGGAAATTCTTGGCTTGGATGTTGA
- the siae gene encoding sialate O-acetylesterase isoform X2, whose translation MVLQKSPERAVLWGYGPEGAQVTVSLSGPVPQNTSAVNVTKGIWRVTLDPVDAGGPYNVTAASEDYEATLTDVLFGDVWLCGGQSNMYFKTNQIFNASEELVLSAKYPHVRTFMVALNTGETELTDLIHVELPWSVPKANVAEFSAVCWLFGRHMYDILKYPIGLVESCWGGTPVEAWSSSRALEHCGLKPTNTMIQSLGPRDNSVLWNAMIHPLLNMTIYGAIWYQGEANVDYHQDKYNCSFPAMIDDWRMSFHQGSAYQTAPDFPFGFVQLSTYEKNSTYDGFPNIRWHQTADTGFVPNPRLKKTFMAVALDLPDQTSPYGSIHPRDKQDVAYRLTLGARAVAYEEEKVTFLGPFPKHILSAQTYINITYDQKVSVTWSKDIFEVCCSNVTTPCEASSLWVPALIQHRGSDSVLLDVTKCPPPSEVAAVRYAWKDWPCDFKACPIYSSSNILPAPPFIFNRYPSVGNFWKTTEPDLP comes from the exons ATGGTGCTGCAGAAATCTCCAGAGAGAGCTGTGCTGTGGGGGTATGGACCCGAGGGCGCACAGGTTACCGTCTCCTTGTCCGGACCAGTACCACAGAACACCTCAGCAGTCAACGTGACAAAAG GCATCTGGCGAGTCACCCTGGATCCTGTGGATGCCGGTGGGCCCTATAATGTGACAGCAGCCTCTGAGGACTATGAAGCCACTCTGACAGATGTGCTGTTTGGAGACGTCTGGCTGTGTGGAGGGCAGAGCAACATGTACTTTAAGACTAATCAG ATTTTCAACGCATCAGAGGAGTTGGTGCTTTCAGCCAAGTATCCTCATGTGAGGACCTTCATGGTGGCTTTGAACACAGGTGAAACTGAGCTCACCGATCTGATTCATGTGGAACTACCTTGGTCTGTGCCCAAAGCCA ACGTTGCAGAGTTTTCTGCGGTGTGTTGGCTCTTTGGACGTCACATGTATGATATCTTGAAGTACCCGATAGGGCTGGTGGAGTCCTGCTGGGGAGGCACACCAGTGGAAGCCTGGTCATCTTCAAGAGCCCTGGAGCACTGTGGACTCAAGCCAACTAACACCAT GATACAATCTCTCGGTCCTAGAGACAACTCTGTTTTGTGGAACGCAATGATCCACCCTCTTCTCAATATGACCATTTATGGAGCTATCTGGTACCAAG GCGAGGCCAATGTGGACTACCATCAGGACAAGTACAACTGTTCCTTCCCTGCTATGATTGATGACTGGAGGATGTCCTTTCACCAAGGCTCAGCGTATCAGACTGCTCCAGATTTCCCATTTGGATTTGTCCAG CTGTCCACGTATGAAAAGAACTCCACGTACGACGGCTTTCCGAACATCCGCTGGCATCAAACAGCAGACACTGGCTTTGTCCCGAACCCCCGCTTGAAGAAGACCTTCATGGCTGTGGCTTTGGATTTACCGGATCAAACCTCACCCTATGGCTC GATCCACCCCAGAGATAAGCAGGACGTTGCTTACAGACTGACACTGGGTGCCAGGGCGGTGGCTTATGAAGAGGAGAAAGTGACATTCCTCGGACCTTTCCCCAAACACATCCTGTCCGCTCAAACGTACATCAACATTACCTACGACCAAAAAGTCTCGGTCACGTGGTCCAAAGACATCTTCGAG gtCTGCTGCTCAAACGTTACGACTCCATGTGAGGCTTCGTCCCTCTGGGTTCCAGCTCTCATCCAGCACCGGGGTTCAGACAGCGTGCTCCTAGATGTCACCAAGTGTCCACCCCCCAGTGAAGTTGCTGCTGTTCGGTACGCATGGAAAGACTGGCCCTGTGACTTTAAAGCCTGTCCTATCTACAGCTCCAGTAACATTTTACCTGCACCTCCTTTTATTTTCAATCGCTATCCGAGCGTAGGAAACTTCTGGAAAACTACTGAGCCAGATTTGCCTTAA